Proteins from one Fibrobacter sp. UWR3 genomic window:
- a CDS encoding MotA/TolQ/ExbB proton channel family protein, giving the protein MMKFGIRNSELGIGLNRHPERSAKRGVEGSSARFFIPLVVAAFAILAPAANAQQPSDIDAVKKRAELNSAKADLEEARKKRDMAVAARWKDRETANQEREMFNDKYQESKEKVDALMSERARLFEDVRVAREDLAQVKLQAEKARAEFLSLAAGPERLETLAKFQEQGVPFKMAERVEVQNKVKKEMGLYKDDPLRIAKGVLDAARAEMAFTRETSVEKAELVFGSAVAQGDRMRLGGLYAVQMANVADIHGLHAAAMMLPVAGEKKRAYSWQENLAPEAKKNIATVFANVNDSAFVMVPVDVLLSTELSSELANHQETTWKDKLRQFFKDGGIIMYPIVALFAIGLLIALWRFVWLVVRGFGGIANRRVLKALKAGDIDTARSLAAKTHGEVGKVLRTVLSKNYAGREGAEKALEELFSADVPKLESGLTWISVIAATAPLLGLLGTVMGMIELFDVITMHGTSDPKLLAGGISIALVTTEAGLIVAIPLQLIHTFLVNRADAVRSRMESAGLAVLNALWIKEK; this is encoded by the coding sequence ATGATGAAATTCGGAATTCGGAATTCGGAATTAGGAATTGGCCTCAATCGTCATCCTGAGCGAAGCGCGAAGCGCGGAGTCGAAGGATCCAGTGCACGTTTCTTCATACCTCTTGTTGTAGCAGCATTCGCAATTCTCGCTCCTGCAGCCAATGCCCAGCAGCCTTCCGACATCGACGCGGTGAAAAAGCGCGCAGAACTCAACAGCGCGAAGGCCGACCTGGAAGAAGCCCGCAAAAAGCGCGACATGGCAGTTGCCGCCCGCTGGAAGGACCGCGAGACGGCAAACCAGGAACGCGAGATGTTCAACGACAAGTACCAGGAAAGCAAGGAGAAGGTCGATGCCCTGATGTCGGAACGTGCCCGCCTGTTCGAGGACGTGCGCGTGGCCCGCGAGGACTTGGCCCAGGTGAAGCTTCAGGCCGAAAAGGCTCGTGCCGAATTCCTGTCCTTGGCTGCCGGTCCGGAACGCCTTGAGACGCTCGCGAAGTTCCAGGAACAGGGCGTGCCTTTCAAGATGGCGGAACGCGTGGAAGTGCAGAACAAGGTGAAGAAAGAGATGGGCCTCTACAAGGACGACCCGCTCCGCATTGCGAAGGGCGTGCTCGACGCGGCCCGCGCCGAGATGGCCTTTACCCGCGAGACAAGCGTTGAGAAGGCAGAACTCGTGTTTGGCTCTGCCGTCGCGCAGGGCGACCGCATGCGCCTCGGCGGGCTGTATGCCGTGCAGATGGCGAACGTCGCCGACATTCACGGCCTGCACGCGGCGGCAATGATGCTCCCCGTTGCGGGCGAAAAGAAGCGCGCCTACAGTTGGCAAGAAAACCTCGCTCCCGAAGCGAAGAAGAATATCGCGACCGTGTTTGCGAACGTGAACGATTCCGCGTTCGTGATGGTGCCGGTCGACGTGCTCCTGAGTACGGAACTTTCGTCTGAACTCGCGAACCACCAGGAAACCACCTGGAAGGACAAGCTCAGGCAGTTCTTCAAGGACGGCGGCATTATCATGTACCCGATTGTTGCGCTGTTTGCCATCGGCCTGCTCATCGCCCTCTGGCGCTTTGTATGGCTCGTGGTGAGGGGCTTCGGCGGTATCGCGAACAGGCGCGTGCTGAAGGCACTCAAGGCGGGCGACATCGATACGGCACGTTCGCTTGCGGCAAAGACGCACGGCGAAGTGGGGAAGGTGCTGCGTACCGTGCTTTCCAAGAACTACGCCGGCCGCGAAGGTGCCGAGAAGGCGCTCGAGGAACTCTTCTCCGCCGATGTCCCGAAACTGGAATCCGGACTCACTTGGATTTCCGTGATTGCGGCGACCGCCCCGCTGCTCGGGCTCCTGGGTACCGTGATGGGCATGATTGAACTCTTCGACGTGATTACGATGCACGGTACATCCGACCCGAAGCTTTTGGCGGGGGGCATTTCCATCGCCCTCGTGACCACGGAAGCGGGCCTGATTGTGGCGATTCCCTTGCAACTGATTCACACCTTCCTCGTGAACCGCGCCGACGCCGTTCGCAGCCGTATGGAAAGTGCCGGGCTCGCCGTGCTGAATGCGCTCTGGATCAAGGAAAAGTAA
- a CDS encoding MotA/TolQ/ExbB proton channel family protein, translating into METVSEISVIEAAMAVLFRGGWVLAPIFVIGWFGWFLMLERYGYYFMLKGGSVNGVFGGFWNNLKKKGEDVAFAKLARRPYGYFYALACDVRDHRAEGPVAVRNAMEETRHRISVNLSRSLKTISTCAALAPMLGLLGTVSGMAHTFDTIKLFGFGNPTLLADGISEAMLTTQAGLLVAFPLMLAYNFLSGCVEKVEKQAWSEALKYESFVFENPASNEIAGEEK; encoded by the coding sequence GTGGAAACCGTAAGCGAAATATCTGTAATCGAAGCCGCCATGGCCGTGCTCTTCCGCGGAGGATGGGTGCTTGCGCCCATATTCGTTATCGGGTGGTTCGGCTGGTTCCTGATGCTCGAACGCTACGGCTATTACTTCATGCTCAAGGGCGGCAGCGTGAACGGCGTGTTCGGCGGGTTCTGGAACAACCTGAAAAAGAAGGGCGAGGATGTCGCGTTCGCGAAGCTTGCCCGCAGGCCCTACGGCTACTTTTACGCGCTTGCATGCGACGTGCGCGACCACCGTGCAGAAGGCCCCGTTGCCGTGCGTAACGCGATGGAAGAGACGCGCCACCGCATATCCGTGAACCTCTCGCGCTCGCTCAAGACGATTTCTACATGCGCGGCACTGGCCCCGATGCTCGGCCTGCTCGGTACGGTTTCGGGCATGGCGCATACATTCGATACCATCAAGCTTTTCGGGTTCGGAAACCCGACACTCCTGGCCGACGGCATCTCCGAGGCCATGCTTACCACGCAGGCGGGCCTGCTCGTGGCGTTCCCACTGATGCTTGCCTACAACTTCCTCTCGGGTTGCGTTGAGAAGGTCGAAAAGCAGGCGTGGAGCGAAGCGCTCAAGTACGAATCCTTTGTGTTTGAAAATCCCGCTTCAAATGAAATTGCAGGGGAGGAAAAATGA